The nucleotide window AGCATTAATCGCAAAGAGCAAACAATCAGAGCCAGAACCCACTTATCTCAGCTAGCCCCTCGCTCAAAACAAAAATATATTTACATTATTTACATTCTGACTTACAACGAGAAAAAAGTCTTGAGTGTAGGGCTGTTTATAATGTTCCGGCTCCTGTAACCCATACACCACAGGAGTTTTAAGAAATGTACGCATCTACTAATTTTGGCAAAAGATGCCGGGAAGGCGATCGCCTTAACAAAACTACATACTTGCCACTTGGGGAAGGAGGTACTAGCGATGACCTCTAAAAATCGACTCATCCCCACCAGCAAAACTCACACCTGCCCCATCTGTAACGACACCAGTGGCGACTGTCGAATCCATTCCCACCAAGAACTAATTCTCTGTCACAGCTTCATCGACCAAGATGCCCAAGTCAACAGTTGGCGTTACCTCCGCAAGAGCAAATGTGGCACCTGGGGCGTATATATCACCGACAACGGCAAATATTACTCAACAGAACAAAGAACTCAACGCCAACGCATCAGACAACTCCAAAAACAACGCCAACTAGCAGGCGCGTTACCCATCCCAGAAAGAGACAAAGGATTTCGTCAACTTAGCCATCACCTGGGCTTAACCACTCGCCATCGCCAGAAACTGCACTCTCGCCACCTTAACGACCAACAAATCCAATCAGTAGAGTATTTCTCCATTTTTGCCCACCAAGAACTCCCCTGGGGCATTCCCATCAACTTTCCCGGCGTAGACAGAACTGGTACCAAACTGTGGATTAAACCAGAAAACCAAGGCATTGCCATCCCCATCCGCAACCAACAAAATCAAATCATCGGCTGTCAGATTCGCCGAGATAGCGATGAAGGCCCACGCTACCTCTGGTTAGGAGGAGGTGACAAATCTTCTCGACTTCCCAACGGTGAAATGCCCTTGGGCTTCTGCCGTCCCTCAATTATCCAACCCATTCAACGTCAAAACGTCGGATTAGCCGAAGGATTCCTCAAATCCCAAATTGCCGCCTTTTTCTTGGGACAAATTATTCTCGGTGCAGCCGGAGGACAATTTGAACAATCTCCCCAACAACTGAAACAATATTTAACATCAGCCGGAGTCCAACTAGGGGATTACATTGACATTTACCCCGATGCAGGCGATATCTTAAACCGCCATGTCATGAATCGCTGGCAAAAACTAGTTAACCTCCTCCAAAACTGGGGCTATCTCGTTCAATTTGCTTGGTGGGGACAAATCAGCAAAGAAGCTTGTGATATTGATGAATTACAGGGCGAAGATTTAGCCAAGATCCAATATATTAGCACCACTCAATTCTTTGCTCTTTCCGAACAATTAAGAGGAGAAACTCTCCCCAAAACTGACGAACAAATCCGCCGACAACGCTATTTAGAAGAAATCTCGCTTACTTATAAACAACTTACTACCCTGACTTATCAACCAAACTTAGAACTAAATCAAGAATATCTCCCAGATAATTTGTGGGAAAAACTTCCCTCTCAAGGTATTGTAGCTATTAACTCTCGTAAAGGCTCCGGCAAATCAAAAGCCATCTTAAGACCACTTATCAGTCATTTTAAAGAGTTAGGAAAGCGCATTTTATCCATTGTACCCAGAGTAGTTTTAGGTCGGGAACAATGCGTTAAATTCGATTTACTTTGGGTTGATGAACTTGGGGAAACTCAATCTTCACAACTGCGACAATTAGGAGGTGCAGTTTGCTGGGATTCCTTACTTAAATTATTCGAGCAACACTGGGATATTATCATTATTGATGAAGCCCGGATGGGATTTAAACATTTATTAACGGCAAATACCGCTGTCAAACAACAAAGACCGCAAATTCTTCAGGCTTTTAGTTTATTAATTGAAAGAGTTTTAAGTAATAAGGGAGCAGTAGTTCTCTGTGATGCTGATTTGAGTAATCCTGAATTAGATTATATTAAATCACTCTCCCCAAACCATACCCCAACTTATATTGTAGTTAATCATCATCGCGGTACTCCCCGAGAATTTGTTCTTTATAAAGGCGAACATAGTAAACAAGAAGTAGAACGCCAAATTTATGCTCATATCGAGCGAATAATTAATCTTGATGACTCAGATCCAGAAAAAGAACCAATCATTATTACCGCTGATTCCCAAAGTGAGTTAGAAGCTATAGAACGGGAATTAATAGATGCTTTCCCCCAACTTAAAACTCTAATTATTCGTATTGATGGGAAAACCTCCGAAGAAGAATGGGCTAAAGATTTCGTCGCCGAAATTAACCAAGAAATTCACCGACTTAAACCTTTAGTATTATTATACTCTCCCAGTATGGCAGTTGGTGTGAGTATTGAAATTAATTGGTTTAAACAGATATTTGCTTTGTATTCTGGAGTCTTAGAACCTTGTGAATTTAGACAACAATTAGCTAGAAATCGACAAAATATTCCTATTATCCTTTGGAGTGCTAATCAAAATAACCAATTTACTGGATGCAGTTCCCCACTACCCAGAGTAATTAAGACTGCTTTAGCCAAAAATATTAAAGACTCCCAACAAGAAGATATTTTACAATTAGCTTATGAATTAGCTAGAGAAGAATCTGAGGGAGACTTAAGTAAATTTCAACAAGTATTTCAACAAATTTGGAATAACGGAAACTGGAACAATCCTCATTTAGAATTATGGGTGAAAATTCAAGCGAGGATTAATTATTCTAAACCTCATTGCGGAGAAAATATTCAAATTGAATTAAGGGAAAGAGAAAATGCTTTAATTACTTCCTGTGTCGGTGAAGAAAATGGCTTTGGGACGCGAATTACCAGACAAAAAAAACAAATGAAACAGGAATTAGCTACACTTTTGAGTACCGGGGCTAATTCTCCAATGACTTGGGAAGAAGCCCAAGAAATTAAGCGAAATCCTCAAGCTAAATTTGCCCACAGAATGCTCGCCGATGGAGTATTACTGCGCGAATATTTACCTGGGGTTAATCTCACCCCAGAATTTATTTATAAATACAAAATATCTCATCCTCATTGGCTAACATCTCAATTTCTTTATTGGTTAGCTACTCACCCGCATGAGTGTAAAAGTTTAGATTCTCGTCAGTGGAAATCTCATGGTTTTAAGTGGATGTCAGGAGAAGTCTTTTTACCAGATCTTAGACCGAAAATTATTCAGGCTCAATTGTTGGTAGAATTAGGAATTATTGGCTTGATTCAAAAAGAAGAGAATTTTTCTAAAAGTTCACCACT belongs to Phormidium ambiguum IAM M-71 and includes:
- a CDS encoding plasmid replication protein, CyRepA1 family, which produces MTSKNRLIPTSKTHTCPICNDTSGDCRIHSHQELILCHSFIDQDAQVNSWRYLRKSKCGTWGVYITDNGKYYSTEQRTQRQRIRQLQKQRQLAGALPIPERDKGFRQLSHHLGLTTRHRQKLHSRHLNDQQIQSVEYFSIFAHQELPWGIPINFPGVDRTGTKLWIKPENQGIAIPIRNQQNQIIGCQIRRDSDEGPRYLWLGGGDKSSRLPNGEMPLGFCRPSIIQPIQRQNVGLAEGFLKSQIAAFFLGQIILGAAGGQFEQSPQQLKQYLTSAGVQLGDYIDIYPDAGDILNRHVMNRWQKLVNLLQNWGYLVQFAWWGQISKEACDIDELQGEDLAKIQYISTTQFFALSEQLRGETLPKTDEQIRRQRYLEEISLTYKQLTTLTYQPNLELNQEYLPDNLWEKLPSQGIVAINSRKGSGKSKAILRPLISHFKELGKRILSIVPRVVLGREQCVKFDLLWVDELGETQSSQLRQLGGAVCWDSLLKLFEQHWDIIIIDEARMGFKHLLTANTAVKQQRPQILQAFSLLIERVLSNKGAVVLCDADLSNPELDYIKSLSPNHTPTYIVVNHHRGTPREFVLYKGEHSKQEVERQIYAHIERIINLDDSDPEKEPIIITADSQSELEAIERELIDAFPQLKTLIIRIDGKTSEEEWAKDFVAEINQEIHRLKPLVLLYSPSMAVGVSIEINWFKQIFALYSGVLEPCEFRQQLARNRQNIPIILWSANQNNQFTGCSSPLPRVIKTALAKNIKDSQQEDILQLAYELAREESEGDLSKFQQVFQQIWNNGNWNNPHLELWVKIQARINYSKPHCGENIQIELRERENALITSCVGEENGFGTRITRQKKQMKQELATLLSTGANSPMTWEEAQEIKRNPQAKFAHRMLADGVLLREYLPGVNLTPEFIYKYKISHPHWLTSQFLYWLATHPHECKSLDSRQWKSHGFKWMSGEVFLPDLRPKIIQAQLLVELGIIGLIQKEENFSKSSPLIQEIMRRAMEKSDRLKRYFNLKVTSSTDPISFVGKLLKKAGVSSKKVYSDGKFRYYTVFGQNQPERLAVLLAWNQKNWDLQPESAKQAFLMLNACSLTNKDEALVSPERQQQLQVDENVVISISKVNKKPELEADPTIKWLLDLLADLEIDLEFHPRFYSEDLVDSFALAELLSQECQERLMKICPDYWDRVVHALGRVSEFLGDSSEELGDDVKEQHINPPPEHYYLKWLLNLLTDLEATPSPHPRFDSSEKLADLLNQANLLAIHCKSELLKACPDYWERCSQAAAQIIKLLPSSTVPNFRTEEISGCVHRLKAAIEYGTAWVKIVLKPWQTTQRRVIVQALGTVAQSAVLRLTQILPDWLTWDYQF